The following are from one region of the Bacteroidales bacterium genome:
- the groL gene encoding chaperonin GroEL (60 kDa chaperone family; promotes refolding of misfolded polypeptides especially under stressful conditions; forms two stacked rings of heptamers to form a barrel-shaped 14mer; ends can be capped by GroES; misfolded proteins enter the barrel where they are refolded when GroES binds): MAKDIIYNLEAREALKKGVDALSNAVKVTLGPKGRNVIIDKSFGSPTVTKDGVTVAKEVELKNPVENMGAQMVKEVASKTNDLAGDGTTTATVLAQAIFTAGIKNVTAGANPMDLKRGLEKAVIAVIEHLKKQSKEVGDSNQMIEQVASISANNDHEIGKLIAEAMSKVKKEGVITIEQAKGTDTYVDVVEGMQFDRGYISPYFVTDTEKMEAVYENPFILIHDKKISVMKDLLPILEKVVQTGRPLLIIAEDVETEALATLVVNKLRGGLKVVAVKAPGFGDRRKEMLEDIAILTGGTVISEERGYKLEDTTLDSLGHAEKVTIDKENTTIVSGKGEKAMIDGRVAQIKKQIESTTSDYDKEKLQERLAKLAGGVAVIYVGAASEVEMKEKKDRFDDALNATRAAIEEGIIPGGGVGYLRAISSLDNLKGENEDQTTGIAILKRALEEPLRQIVENAGMEGSVIVNKVKEGKDDFGFNAHTEVYESLYKAGVIDPTKVARVALENAASIAGMLLTTECVLAENKDDKESGMPGGMPPGGMGGMGGMY; encoded by the coding sequence ATGGCAAAAGACATCATTTATAATCTCGAAGCGAGGGAAGCATTAAAAAAGGGCGTTGACGCACTATCCAATGCTGTAAAAGTAACATTAGGCCCAAAAGGTCGTAATGTGATCATTGACAAATCATTTGGCTCACCAACTGTTACCAAAGACGGTGTTACAGTGGCAAAAGAGGTGGAGTTGAAAAATCCTGTGGAAAACATGGGTGCTCAAATGGTAAAAGAAGTTGCATCCAAGACCAATGACCTGGCTGGTGATGGCACAACCACAGCAACTGTTCTTGCCCAAGCTATTTTTACAGCAGGGATCAAAAACGTGACTGCTGGTGCCAATCCGATGGATCTCAAGAGAGGTCTCGAAAAAGCTGTAATCGCAGTGATTGAACATTTGAAAAAGCAATCAAAAGAAGTTGGCGACAGCAACCAGATGATTGAACAGGTTGCTTCGATCTCTGCCAACAATGACCATGAAATCGGTAAACTCATTGCCGAGGCCATGTCGAAAGTAAAAAAAGAAGGTGTAATCACAATCGAACAAGCCAAGGGTACCGATACTTATGTTGACGTTGTGGAAGGGATGCAGTTTGACCGTGGTTACATTTCTCCATACTTTGTAACCGATACAGAGAAAATGGAAGCTGTTTATGAGAACCCGTTCATTTTGATTCATGACAAGAAGATTTCTGTTATGAAAGACCTTCTGCCAATTCTCGAAAAGGTTGTGCAGACCGGCCGTCCGTTGCTGATCATCGCCGAAGATGTTGAAACTGAAGCACTGGCTACCCTGGTGGTTAATAAACTCCGTGGTGGGCTGAAGGTTGTGGCTGTGAAAGCTCCGGGATTTGGTGACAGACGAAAAGAGATGCTTGAGGACATCGCTATTCTTACTGGCGGAACCGTAATTTCGGAAGAAAGAGGTTACAAACTTGAAGATACAACACTCGATTCACTTGGTCATGCTGAGAAGGTTACTATTGATAAAGAAAATACGACCATTGTAAGTGGCAAAGGTGAAAAAGCTATGATTGATGGACGAGTTGCCCAGATCAAGAAACAGATTGAATCTACAACTTCGGACTATGACAAAGAAAAGTTGCAGGAAAGGCTTGCAAAACTTGCCGGTGGCGTTGCAGTGATCTATGTTGGTGCAGCCAGTGAAGTGGAAATGAAAGAGAAAAAAGATCGTTTTGACGATGCGCTTAATGCAACACGTGCTGCCATTGAAGAAGGAATAATCCCCGGCGGCGGTGTCGGTTATCTGCGTGCCATCTCATCGCTTGATAATCTCAAAGGTGAAAATGAAGACCAGACAACAGGTATTGCTATCCTCAAGAGAGCGCTTGAGGAGCCGTTGCGCCAGATCGTCGAGAATGCCGGCATGGAGGGTTCAGTGATTGTGAACAAAGTGAAAGAGGGCAAAGATGACTTTGGTTTCAATGCCCACACCGAAGTTTACGAGAGCCTCTACAAAGCGGGTGTTATTGACCCCACTAAAGTTGCCCGTGTAGCGCTTGAAAACGCCGCATCAATTGCCGGAATGTTGCTCACTACCGAATGTGTGCTTGCCGAAAACAAGGACGATAAAGAATCAGGAATGCCCGGTGGAATGCCCCCCGGAGGTATGGGCGGCATGGGTGGCATGTACTAA
- the secG gene encoding preprotein translocase subunit SecG, whose translation MGLFILFTVIILIAAVLIILVVLVQNSKGGGLASNFASSNQYMGVRKTADFLEKSTWTLAVVMLVFVLASSKAIPKYQSTDVQAVESEIIESIEKMPVQATEPFDPGQAEQGTKTEEVPAEEN comes from the coding sequence ATGGGACTTTTCATTCTTTTCACAGTAATAATCCTTATCGCAGCAGTACTTATCATTTTGGTGGTTTTGGTACAGAATTCAAAAGGAGGAGGACTTGCATCAAATTTTGCCAGCTCAAATCAATACATGGGTGTAAGAAAGACCGCCGATTTTCTGGAAAAGTCAACCTGGACTCTTGCAGTGGTAATGCTGGTTTTTGTGTTAGCCTCTTCGAAAGCAATTCCAAAATACCAAAGTACTGATGTTCAAGCAGTAGAAAGTGAAATTATCGAATCGATCGAGAAAATGCCGGTTCAGGCTACCGAGCCTTTTGATCCAGGTCAGGCTGAGCAAGGTACTAAAACTGAAGAAGTGCCAGCTGAAGAAAATTAG
- the greA gene encoding transcription elongation factor GreA, whose product MTGIKYYSEEGLRKLEEELQNLISIERPAISRQIAEARDKGDLSENAEYDAAKEAQGMLEMKISKLEELIRNARVIDESKLDTSKVLILSNVKIKNLKNNAQMTYTIVPESEADLKAGKISVNSPIAKGLLGKRVGDTVEIQVPAGMITFEVIDISR is encoded by the coding sequence ATGACTGGAATTAAATATTATAGCGAAGAGGGCTTAAGAAAGCTTGAGGAGGAGTTGCAAAATCTTATTTCTATTGAGCGACCTGCTATCTCAAGGCAAATTGCTGAAGCACGTGACAAGGGTGATCTTTCGGAGAACGCTGAATACGATGCTGCCAAAGAGGCACAAGGAATGCTCGAGATGAAAATTTCAAAACTTGAAGAACTGATTCGTAATGCCAGGGTCATCGATGAATCAAAACTTGACACTTCAAAAGTCCTTATTCTTTCAAACGTCAAAATAAAAAATCTGAAAAATAATGCCCAGATGACCTACACCATCGTTCCCGAAAGTGAAGCCGACCTGAAGGCAGGAAAAATATCGGTTAATTCACCCATAGCTAAAGGTCTGTTGGGAAAAAGAGTGGGTGACACGGTTGAAATACAGGTACCTGCAGGGATGATTACCTTCGAAGTCATTGATATTTCACGATAA
- a CDS encoding tetratricopeptide repeat-containing sensor histidine kinase, translating to MKFVILIITFFTSSLATYSASVDSLERLLSSNQFAGEPRIEALLELARHQMPTSASQSLEYGKEALIIAEKLQNKKLIAAAAKEIAKAYYRQSDLANALEYFKMALRINIEINNTDELAASYNNVGVVYNRLGYYDLALQNHLNQLKTNEATENTRGIAISYLNIGNIYNNLKENDKALEYYIRSREIYKRMNDTNSYANTSINLGVISMDMMNYEHSRQFFNEALPIKERMGDVSNIAAIYTNLGVISLVDGDFYKALQYFDKSNALYYSIDNKQGIVVSKLNMGDARLKMEMYTESYSHFKEALELAELIDSKENIQKAKTYLSTWHESTGDYMKALEYYKAASMIRDSLLSIEKSMQIKNLQIVYEVEKKEKEILEQRVAIETLKTRQVFFWLTILVVFTLVIIFYSRYRIKKKVNKQLEIKIADAVKKANEQQQVIVHQSSLTSLGELASGIAHEIKQPLQNISLATESIQLENQEAEPNRHYISQTIIDIHEDIKRIKLIISEISKFSRGQQMQIQELFDVNQSIEKAFILARTKFSDYQIKVEFDLDRSIPEVLGNPYKFEQVVVNFFNNAKDAIEERASIAKQPFNKLMKVKSYLDSGFINVEVIDNGIGIPDQIKTNIFLPFYTTKTLGKGTGLGLSISLGIAKEMGGYIEVESEEFSGTLIRFKIPVNGDHYASNEK from the coding sequence ATGAAATTTGTAATATTGATCATTACTTTTTTTACATCTTCTCTGGCCACTTATTCTGCATCTGTTGACAGTCTTGAACGGTTACTCTCCTCCAATCAATTTGCCGGTGAGCCCCGTATTGAAGCTTTACTTGAATTGGCGCGCCACCAGATGCCAACATCAGCCAGTCAATCACTTGAATACGGAAAAGAAGCACTGATTATAGCTGAAAAATTGCAGAATAAAAAGCTAATAGCTGCGGCTGCTAAGGAGATAGCAAAAGCATACTACCGTCAAAGCGACCTTGCCAATGCACTCGAATATTTCAAAATGGCCCTCCGGATTAATATCGAGATTAATAATACTGATGAACTTGCCGCCAGCTATAACAATGTTGGGGTAGTATATAACCGTCTGGGTTACTATGACCTTGCGCTCCAAAACCACCTTAATCAGCTGAAAACCAATGAAGCTACTGAAAACACACGTGGCATTGCCATTTCGTACCTAAATATCGGGAATATTTACAATAACCTGAAAGAGAATGATAAAGCCCTGGAATACTACATCAGGTCGAGAGAAATTTACAAGAGAATGAACGATACCAACTCCTACGCTAACACTTCTATAAATCTGGGTGTGATTAGCATGGATATGATGAACTATGAGCATTCAAGGCAGTTCTTCAACGAAGCATTGCCCATCAAGGAGCGAATGGGTGATGTCAGCAATATAGCCGCCATTTATACTAACCTGGGGGTAATCAGTCTGGTGGATGGGGATTTCTATAAAGCATTGCAATACTTCGACAAGAGTAATGCCCTTTACTATTCTATTGACAACAAACAGGGAATTGTTGTTTCAAAACTGAACATGGGTGATGCCCGGCTTAAAATGGAAATGTATACAGAAAGTTACAGCCATTTTAAAGAAGCCCTTGAACTTGCCGAGCTGATCGACTCGAAAGAGAATATCCAGAAAGCTAAAACCTATCTTTCCACTTGGCACGAATCCACTGGGGATTATATGAAGGCTTTAGAATATTACAAAGCAGCCTCAATGATAAGAGACAGCCTGCTAAGTATTGAAAAAAGTATGCAAATTAAAAACCTGCAGATCGTGTATGAGGTGGAGAAAAAAGAGAAAGAAATCCTCGAACAGCGTGTTGCTATCGAAACATTAAAAACAAGACAAGTTTTTTTTTGGCTGACCATACTTGTGGTTTTCACTTTGGTGATCATATTTTACTCGAGGTACCGCATCAAGAAAAAAGTAAATAAGCAGCTTGAAATTAAAATTGCAGACGCGGTCAAAAAAGCGAATGAACAGCAACAAGTTATTGTGCATCAGTCAAGTCTCACTTCGCTTGGGGAACTGGCATCAGGCATTGCTCATGAAATCAAACAACCGCTTCAGAACATATCACTTGCCACAGAAAGCATACAACTTGAAAACCAGGAAGCTGAACCCAACCGCCACTATATTAGCCAAACCATCATTGATATTCATGAAGATATAAAGCGGATTAAATTGATCATCAGCGAGATTAGTAAGTTTTCCCGTGGTCAGCAAATGCAAATTCAGGAACTTTTTGATGTGAACCAAAGTATCGAAAAAGCATTCATACTGGCACGTACTAAATTTTCAGATTACCAGATCAAAGTTGAATTTGATCTCGACCGGAGTATCCCGGAGGTGCTTGGTAATCCATACAAATTTGAGCAGGTTGTGGTCAATTTTTTCAACAACGCAAAAGATGCTATCGAGGAAAGAGCTTCCATTGCCAAACAACCATTTAACAAACTAATGAAGGTAAAAAGTTACCTTGATTCCGGTTTCATCAATGTGGAGGTTATTGACAATGGTATTGGCATTCCTGACCAGATTAAAACAAACATATTCCTGCCTTTTTACACTACAAAAACCCTGGGAAAGGGAACTGGACTGGGCCTTTCGATTTCTCTCGGAATTGCAAAGGAGATGGGTGGTTACATTGAAGTTGAATCCGAAGAGTTCTCAGGTACATTGATAAGATTCAAAATCCCGGTCAATGGAGATCATTATGCCAGCAATGAAAAATAG
- the ssb gene encoding single-stranded DNA-binding protein — MAGVNKVILVGNLGKDPEVLTFENGVKKAAFSLATSESYKDKDGNKVDQTEWHNVVLWRGLAEIAEKYLRKGNSIYLEGKIKTRSYELNGVKKYITEIYGDTMQMLGKKEQQDGAPYQPQNLPERNIEELPPPEEGPTDDLPF, encoded by the coding sequence ATGGCAGGAGTTAATAAAGTTATCCTCGTTGGAAATTTGGGCAAAGACCCTGAGGTGTTAACCTTTGAGAACGGAGTAAAGAAAGCTGCATTTTCTCTGGCTACTTCCGAATCCTATAAAGATAAGGATGGCAATAAAGTTGATCAAACCGAGTGGCACAATGTAGTACTATGGCGCGGACTGGCAGAAATTGCAGAAAAATATTTGCGCAAAGGAAACTCCATCTACCTCGAGGGTAAGATCAAAACTCGTTCTTATGAATTAAACGGAGTAAAGAAATACATCACCGAGATCTATGGTGATACAATGCAGATGCTCGGGAAGAAAGAACAGCAGGATGGAGCACCTTACCAGCCACAAAATCTTCCCGAAAGAAATATTGAGGAATTACCTCCCCCGGAAGAAGGCCCGACAGATGATCTTCCTTTTTAG
- the nadB gene encoding L-aspartate oxidase — protein sequence MKRRYDFLIIGTGIAGLSYALKVAASGSVCIISKAEAKETATRYAQGGIAAVMYTPDTYEKHINDTMVAGDELNDPKIVRITITESTDRIKDLIEWGVVFDKTASGRFDLGREGGHSERRVLHHKDSTGMEIQNALLYEVKRHPNIHLFENHFAVEIITQHHLGQKITRRSPDIECYGAYVLDVKTNIVDSILAKVTMLSTGGIGNVYSSTTNPTVATGDGIAMVYRAKGLVENMEFIQFHPTALYNPKEKPNFLITEALRGFGAVLKNSKGQEFMQKYDERESLAPRDIVARAIDTEMKISGFDHVFLDCRHLNKDDLINHFPTVYAKCLSIGIDITTSMIPVVPAAHYICGGIKVDEYGRSSIRNLYASGECASTGLHGANRLASNSLLESLVFSHRAAMDSIHVFKQIQLNDQIPDWSYEGTVMNEEMVLITQSIKDLQTIMSSYVGIVRSNLRLKRAFDRLEILYKETEELFKKSILSQDICELRNLINVAYLIIKMAMNRKESRGLHYSLDYPRQLPSLNLPHPEP from the coding sequence ATGAAAAGGAGATATGATTTTCTCATAATTGGCACAGGTATAGCGGGTTTGAGCTATGCTTTAAAGGTCGCCGCATCAGGTTCCGTTTGTATTATCAGTAAAGCCGAGGCAAAAGAAACAGCAACGCGCTATGCACAGGGAGGCATTGCAGCGGTAATGTACACACCAGATACTTACGAGAAACATATCAACGATACAATGGTGGCCGGTGATGAATTAAATGATCCGAAAATTGTTCGTATTACCATCACCGAGTCAACTGACCGGATCAAGGATTTGATAGAGTGGGGGGTGGTCTTCGACAAGACTGCTTCCGGGCGTTTCGATCTTGGGCGGGAGGGCGGCCATTCTGAACGCAGGGTCTTACATCACAAGGACAGCACGGGAATGGAAATTCAGAATGCGTTACTATATGAAGTAAAGCGCCATCCAAATATTCATTTATTCGAAAATCATTTTGCAGTAGAAATTATCACCCAGCATCACCTCGGTCAAAAAATTACACGCCGTAGTCCGGACATTGAATGCTACGGAGCTTACGTTTTGGATGTAAAAACCAATATTGTTGATTCTATTTTGGCTAAAGTTACCATGTTGTCGACCGGTGGTATTGGCAATGTGTACTCCTCAACAACTAATCCCACTGTAGCCACAGGAGATGGAATAGCTATGGTTTACAGGGCAAAAGGTTTGGTTGAAAACATGGAGTTTATTCAGTTTCATCCAACAGCACTATACAATCCAAAGGAGAAACCCAATTTTCTGATTACTGAGGCGCTTCGTGGATTTGGCGCAGTACTAAAAAATTCAAAAGGGCAGGAATTCATGCAAAAATATGATGAGCGTGAGTCTCTCGCACCGCGGGATATTGTTGCCAGGGCTATTGACACCGAAATGAAAATAAGTGGCTTTGATCATGTATTTCTTGATTGTCGTCATCTGAACAAAGATGATTTAATCAACCATTTTCCGACAGTTTACGCCAAATGTCTCAGTATCGGGATTGATATTACAACCTCAATGATTCCGGTTGTTCCGGCAGCACATTATATTTGTGGAGGCATAAAAGTGGATGAATATGGACGCAGTTCTATCAGGAACCTTTATGCCAGTGGAGAATGTGCTTCAACAGGATTACATGGTGCAAACAGACTTGCTTCAAATTCTTTGCTCGAGTCATTGGTTTTTTCACATAGGGCAGCCATGGATTCTATCCATGTTTTTAAGCAAATACAACTCAACGATCAAATCCCAGACTGGTCTTATGAAGGAACTGTTATGAACGAGGAAATGGTGCTTATCACGCAAAGTATTAAGGATTTACAAACGATAATGAGCAGCTATGTTGGAATTGTGCGTTCAAACCTCAGATTAAAAAGAGCTTTCGACAGGCTCGAAATACTTTACAAAGAAACCGAAGAATTGTTTAAAAAATCAATTCTTTCACAAGATATCTGTGAGTTAAGAAACCTGATTAATGTTGCCTATCTGATTATTAAAATGGCGATGAACCGCAAAGAGAGCCGCGGTCTTCACTACTCATTGGATTATCCCCGCCAATTGCCTTCGCTCAATTTACCTCACCCAGAACCTTAA
- a CDS encoding co-chaperone GroES, which translates to MTKVNIKPLADRVVIEPMQAEQKTAGGIIIPDTAKEKPQRGTVVAIGPGKKDEPLTVKVGDVVLYGKYAGTEININNNDYLIMRESDIVAII; encoded by the coding sequence ATGACAAAAGTGAACATCAAACCATTAGCCGACAGGGTTGTGATTGAACCTATGCAGGCCGAGCAAAAAACCGCCGGTGGAATCATTATTCCCGACACAGCAAAAGAAAAACCACAACGCGGAACTGTTGTGGCTATAGGACCTGGTAAAAAAGATGAACCCCTTACAGTGAAAGTTGGTGATGTTGTTCTTTACGGAAAATATGCCGGAACGGAGATCAATATCAATAACAACGATTACCTGATCATGAGGGAATCAGACATTGTCGCAATCATCTAA
- the gldE gene encoding gliding motility-associated protein GldE — translation MIAADVIFQPLSLPVVIGLVVMLILIFCSALISGAEVAFFSLGPSQVKTIRSEKLKNGESLLELLEQPKRLLATILIANNFVNVAVIVLSTFIISDLVYLDSNPVLAFLLQIIAVTALLLIFGEIMPKILAASRPLRFALIMTTPFKFLINFFYPLSTLLVKSSGIVDRRISRKNNQLSMSELSQAIELTSNDNSPVEERKILKGIVKFGEIEAKEIMKPRLDVTATDISITYHKLLKIILNSGYSRIPVYRENFDQIVGILYVKDLLPHLEKPDNFDWASLLRPAFFVPETKKINYLLQDFQKKKIHLAVVVDEYGGTSGIVTLEDIIEEIVGDISDEFDTLEDEVSYSKIDDYTYLFEGKTLLNDFCKIINIEDSIFEDIQGDPDTLAGLIIELEGRIPKLNNSTKFQQFEFKITKVDNRRILQIQVNLPKAKVIK, via the coding sequence ATGATTGCAGCTGATGTAATATTTCAGCCGCTAAGTTTGCCCGTTGTCATCGGTTTGGTAGTGATGTTGATTCTTATTTTCTGTTCTGCACTCATCTCAGGCGCCGAAGTGGCTTTCTTTTCGTTGGGTCCTTCTCAGGTCAAAACAATCCGTTCTGAAAAATTGAAAAACGGTGAAAGCCTTCTTGAGTTGCTTGAACAACCTAAAAGACTGCTGGCTACCATTTTAATTGCCAACAACTTTGTTAATGTAGCTGTCATCGTTTTATCTACTTTCATTATCTCCGATCTTGTTTACCTGGATAGTAATCCTGTGCTAGCATTCCTCCTCCAGATTATTGCAGTTACAGCGCTGTTACTCATTTTTGGTGAAATCATGCCAAAAATCCTTGCTGCATCCAGACCCCTGCGATTTGCCCTGATAATGACTACTCCATTCAAATTCCTGATTAATTTCTTTTACCCGTTAAGTACCTTGCTGGTAAAAAGTTCAGGAATAGTTGACCGCCGAATCAGCCGGAAAAACAATCAGCTTTCGATGAGTGAACTCTCCCAGGCTATAGAACTCACTTCAAATGACAACTCACCAGTAGAGGAACGCAAAATACTGAAAGGGATAGTTAAATTTGGTGAAATTGAAGCCAAGGAAATCATGAAACCGCGCCTCGATGTTACTGCTACTGATATTTCGATAACATATCACAAACTCCTCAAAATTATCCTCAATTCAGGTTACTCCCGAATCCCTGTCTATAGGGAAAACTTTGATCAGATTGTCGGGATTCTTTATGTTAAAGACCTGCTTCCACATCTCGAAAAACCTGACAACTTTGATTGGGCCAGCCTGCTCCGACCTGCCTTCTTTGTCCCTGAAACAAAAAAAATCAATTACCTGCTCCAGGATTTCCAAAAGAAAAAAATTCACCTTGCCGTTGTTGTCGATGAATACGGTGGTACCTCAGGAATCGTGACTCTCGAAGATATCATTGAAGAGATTGTTGGCGACATCAGTGATGAGTTTGATACCCTGGAGGATGAAGTAAGCTATTCAAAAATAGATGATTACACTTATCTTTTCGAAGGGAAAACCCTGCTAAACGACTTTTGTAAGATTATTAATATTGAGGATTCAATTTTTGAAGATATCCAAGGTGATCCTGATACCCTTGCTGGATTGATCATCGAATTGGAAGGTCGAATCCCTAAATTGAACAATAGTACTAAATTTCAGCAATTTGAGTTTAAAATAACGAAAGTTGATAACCGGCGAATCCTTCAAATCCAGGTAAACTTGCCGAAAGCAAAAGTTATTAAGTAA
- a CDS encoding PorV/PorQ family protein, producing MKNFYRYTVAILLSVAFLLPIQNLVGGNPDRSGQAGASELLINPWVGSSGWGGASIACSRGLESIYTNVAGTAFTKGTELIFANTNYLKGADINIMNFGFSQRVGEAGALSIAIMSMNFGDVNRTTILNPDPTDANIGTFAPNLLNISIAYAKAFSNSIYGGFNLKIISESIADLSAQGIAIDAGIQYVTGPQENVKFGIALKNVGPTMKFSGDGLTFRGFYNQFSRTSPTFVQPSSEFELPAQLSIGGAYDFLFSENRFTLAGAFISNSFTKDQFTLGGEFALKSYLVLRAGYTYEDGITSKSERTTVFTGPSAGLSVQIPLNKEKGSIFSVDYSYRDTDPFSGVHSIGARISL from the coding sequence ATGAAAAATTTTTATAGATACACAGTCGCAATTCTTTTATCGGTGGCTTTCCTGCTTCCTATCCAAAACCTGGTTGGCGGTAACCCGGACCGCTCTGGTCAGGCCGGTGCTTCTGAACTGCTGATCAACCCTTGGGTTGGAAGTTCTGGTTGGGGTGGTGCAAGTATAGCCTGTTCAAGGGGTCTTGAATCAATATATACGAACGTTGCCGGAACCGCCTTTACTAAAGGAACGGAATTGATTTTTGCCAACACCAATTATCTCAAAGGTGCTGACATCAATATTATGAACTTTGGGTTTTCACAGCGCGTTGGTGAAGCTGGCGCATTATCAATAGCCATCATGTCAATGAACTTTGGTGATGTCAACAGAACTACCATTTTAAATCCTGATCCGACAGATGCCAATATTGGAACATTTGCACCTAACCTGCTTAACATAAGTATTGCATATGCTAAAGCATTTTCAAACAGCATATATGGCGGTTTCAACCTGAAGATTATCTCCGAATCTATCGCTGACCTGAGTGCCCAGGGTATTGCCATCGATGCAGGTATCCAATATGTAACAGGACCCCAGGAGAATGTGAAATTCGGTATTGCCCTGAAAAATGTTGGTCCTACAATGAAATTCTCAGGTGATGGATTAACCTTCAGAGGTTTCTACAATCAGTTTTCACGCACTTCACCCACTTTTGTGCAGCCATCCTCTGAATTTGAACTCCCGGCTCAACTTTCAATCGGTGGAGCTTACGACTTCCTTTTTAGCGAAAACAGATTTACTTTGGCGGGTGCTTTCATTTCAAACTCATTTACAAAAGACCAGTTTACCCTCGGTGGCGAATTTGCGCTAAAATCTTACCTTGTGCTTCGTGCAGGTTATACTTACGAAGATGGAATCACAAGTAAGAGCGAGAGGACCACAGTATTCACAGGACCAAGTGCAGGCTTGTCAGTTCAGATTCCACTTAATAAAGAGAAAGGATCAATTTTTTCGGTTGATTATTCTTACCGTGATACCGATCCTTTCAGTGGCGTTCATAGCATTGGAGCACGAATTAGTCTTTAA
- a CDS encoding gliding motility lipoprotein GldD, with amino-acid sequence MSTAKSFTITLLLSVFFCISCTDNSYFPRPSGYLRIDLPQAAYQRFDTTFPYSFDYSNFARIEFENDPQSDPFWINISYPRFNGKIHMSYKDLAHHDLYTLHEDARNFVYRHASKAIGIRESIVTLTKSNTFGMVYFIDGKDAASPFQFWVTDSVNHFVRGALYFNLLPNNDSLKPVIDFIVNDVDHMLATFQWK; translated from the coding sequence ATGTCCACAGCCAAGTCTTTCACTATCACTTTACTTTTATCGGTCTTTTTTTGTATTTCCTGTACCGACAATTCTTACTTCCCACGACCTTCCGGTTATCTCCGGATTGATCTTCCCCAGGCAGCTTACCAACGATTTGACACTACTTTTCCATACTCATTTGACTATTCCAACTTTGCCCGAATTGAATTTGAAAACGACCCGCAAAGTGACCCTTTTTGGATCAACATTTCTTACCCGCGTTTTAATGGAAAGATCCATATGAGTTACAAGGACCTTGCACACCATGATCTGTACACTCTGCATGAGGATGCCCGCAATTTCGTTTACAGACATGCCTCCAAGGCTATTGGCATCCGCGAGTCTATTGTTACTTTAACCAAGTCCAATACCTTTGGAATGGTATATTTTATTGATGGTAAAGATGCCGCTTCCCCTTTTCAATTTTGGGTAACCGATAGTGTAAATCATTTCGTCAGAGGAGCTCTGTATTTCAACCTTTTACCCAACAACGACTCCTTAAAGCCGGTGATTGATTTTATAGTGAATGACGTAGATCATATGCTGGCAACTTTTCAATGGAAGTAG
- a CDS encoding HIT family protein, translating into MSTIFTKIINGEIPCYKIAEDEKYFAFLDINPLAKGHTLVIPKAEIDYIFDLDEQTLTGMFAFAQKIAKAIEIVVECQKIGIAVIGLEVRHAHVHLIPISGIYDIDFSKPKLKLSKEEFEFLAAKIRQGITL; encoded by the coding sequence ATGAGCACAATTTTCACTAAAATTATCAACGGAGAAATTCCTTGCTACAAGATTGCTGAAGATGAAAAGTACTTCGCTTTTCTGGACATTAACCCCTTGGCAAAAGGACATACCCTGGTAATTCCAAAAGCTGAGATAGATTACATCTTTGACCTCGATGAGCAAACACTGACAGGGATGTTTGCATTTGCTCAGAAAATTGCAAAGGCCATTGAAATAGTTGTTGAGTGCCAAAAAATCGGAATTGCCGTTATTGGCCTTGAAGTGCGTCATGCCCACGTACACCTCATCCCAATCAGCGGTATTTACGACATTGATTTCAGTAAGCCTAAACTAAAACTATCAAAAGAGGAGTTTGAATTTTTAGCTGCCAAAATACGTCAGGGTATTACACTTTAA